In the genome of Coraliomargarita algicola, one region contains:
- the sufU gene encoding Fe-S cluster assembly sulfur transfer protein SufU: MSDDLHDLYQSIILDHNKRPRHYGVLAEATHHAEGYNPLCGDKITVFLRIVDDRIEAIQFEAACCAICKASASMMTEALLGQSLAAGESINAEVSALLNLDTDCQPSLETSGELASLAGVRQFPARIKCATLPWHTYQAALLK; the protein is encoded by the coding sequence ATGTCCGACGATCTTCACGACCTCTATCAGTCGATCATTCTCGATCACAACAAGCGCCCGCGTCATTATGGTGTACTTGCTGAGGCGACGCATCATGCCGAAGGCTACAATCCACTCTGCGGTGATAAGATTACAGTCTTCCTGCGCATTGTAGACGATCGAATCGAAGCCATTCAATTCGAAGCAGCCTGTTGTGCGATCTGTAAGGCCAGCGCTTCGATGATGACAGAGGCGCTCTTGGGCCAAAGCTTGGCGGCAGGGGAATCGATCAATGCTGAGGTGAGTGCTCTCTTAAATTTGGATACGGACTGCCAGCCGAGTTTGGAAACATCGGGCGAGCTGGCATCACTGGCAGGGGTGCGTCAATTTCCCGCGCGCATCAAGTGCGCGACCCTTCCTTGGCATACCTATCAAGCAGCTCTACTCAAATAG
- a CDS encoding AsmA-like C-terminal region-containing protein, producing the protein MALLKKLRLSTLLELFWDASLLLIFITQALVIGCILIYGYLPLPTGWSHQVIAQKLPPGIIFTADEFRLQLDGSVTLVGVKLRSSEIQQNLLEADALEVQLAWQGFNQLPSPAGLVLTAGTLYIPSVYSPDGYRRAILERIAFRIAPDAGNWNVERFAALNDDIRLRGSFHFQSPQSASAKAKASYKNLNLNEANISEWTQNFYSQVAQFSQYKKRISYFKAPTVAFTYTSTDTQDQIIDLHLSSRQLRHPEVQASNVELQARIQIQDGTIRPLSAPRLTCTELDAPRFQIQAEDLSAEFPRIELNGLLSGHWPPCNLAAKRITLQDYELDAPTLQINPKHYPEIAFHGSTRSLNGAIALKGRIDAHTHSGHVRARGSIDLASLTPETIRDRLPDIAYETPPYLDVQMNFDTGFSLNHAAVYAQVDALKVDHLTFDHINTHATYQDGQYTINNLYLRRQKQWIDLKFSLDSHSHDYKLTLYGTAVPYDYNAILPRWWGSIFKDFDFSRTDYSLGDFIIYGNTQRKVADLYYGHAEASNVSYRDIAFDAAELIVRGRGPYCELRDIHTRSGQGWAHGKLAFASRIGDGKGPVSLRLDMDAKLTLEDAAKLFKGTAAQIIADFETDDLPVTKLKGAIFNSRYPEYQGKSFFDLSAALDSPLKFRGVPLDHLSFDLYGRSHVTHLREVELGYADGQGSAQIDIYTPPDSDSTLRYEFSLKDADQNQALRDLPQLDNLEHSLETTATNSPASTKREDARVDIQIHGEGPTKDPFKHTGFGNFEIRNDQLGTIQLLGPLSKFLQNTYFNFTSFNLNQMRGDFHYENDIVHFDPLRIDGTRTQINAPGTLRLSDQALNMRLKVSLFANSGNPDSNLRKISDLIIKPLPNLLEFELTGTLKKQKLRSLYDPRNLIPLFE; encoded by the coding sequence ATGGCCCTCCTTAAAAAGCTTCGCCTCAGCACATTGCTGGAGCTATTTTGGGATGCCAGCCTGCTCCTGATCTTTATCACGCAAGCCCTAGTCATCGGCTGCATACTCATCTATGGCTACCTGCCACTTCCCACCGGTTGGAGCCACCAAGTCATCGCCCAAAAATTACCGCCCGGCATCATCTTCACGGCCGATGAATTTCGCCTTCAACTGGACGGCTCAGTAACCCTCGTCGGCGTCAAACTACGCTCCAGCGAAATTCAGCAAAATCTGCTAGAAGCCGATGCCCTGGAAGTCCAACTCGCATGGCAAGGTTTTAACCAGCTGCCCAGCCCCGCTGGCCTGGTGCTCACAGCTGGCACTTTGTACATTCCATCAGTGTATTCGCCTGACGGATACCGGCGTGCCATATTGGAACGTATCGCCTTCCGCATCGCACCCGATGCAGGCAATTGGAATGTCGAGCGCTTTGCAGCACTCAATGATGACATTCGACTGAGAGGCAGCTTCCATTTTCAATCACCCCAAAGCGCCTCAGCCAAAGCCAAAGCGAGCTACAAAAATTTGAATCTCAATGAAGCAAACATCAGCGAATGGACTCAAAATTTCTACAGCCAAGTCGCCCAATTCTCACAATACAAGAAGCGCATCAGTTACTTCAAAGCCCCAACAGTCGCGTTCACATACACATCCACCGATACACAGGATCAAATCATCGACCTACATCTGAGCAGTCGACAACTGCGACACCCTGAAGTCCAGGCTAGCAATGTAGAACTACAAGCACGCATACAAATCCAGGATGGCACGATCCGTCCCCTGTCCGCCCCACGACTCACATGCACAGAACTCGATGCGCCACGCTTCCAAATACAAGCAGAAGACCTCAGCGCGGAATTCCCCCGAATCGAACTAAATGGGCTACTCTCCGGCCATTGGCCCCCGTGTAACTTGGCCGCAAAGCGCATCACACTCCAAGACTATGAACTGGACGCACCAACGCTCCAAATCAACCCGAAGCACTATCCGGAAATCGCCTTCCACGGCTCCACACGTAGTCTAAATGGAGCGATCGCATTGAAGGGTCGTATCGATGCACACACTCACAGTGGTCATGTGCGCGCCCGCGGCAGTATCGACCTCGCATCACTGACTCCAGAGACCATACGCGACCGCCTCCCGGACATCGCCTACGAAACCCCACCTTACTTAGACGTCCAGATGAACTTCGACACGGGTTTCTCACTCAACCATGCCGCAGTCTACGCTCAAGTCGATGCTCTGAAAGTCGATCACTTAACCTTCGACCACATCAATACACACGCCACGTATCAAGACGGGCAATACACTATAAATAACCTCTATCTCCGCCGTCAAAAGCAATGGATCGACCTCAAGTTCAGCTTGGATAGCCATAGCCACGATTACAAACTCACCCTATACGGCACAGCGGTGCCCTACGATTATAATGCAATCCTACCACGCTGGTGGGGCTCCATTTTTAAGGACTTCGACTTCAGTCGCACAGACTACAGCTTGGGTGACTTCATCATCTACGGCAATACCCAGCGCAAGGTCGCCGACCTCTACTACGGGCATGCGGAAGCGAGCAACGTCAGCTACCGCGACATCGCATTCGACGCGGCTGAACTCATCGTACGCGGACGCGGCCCTTATTGCGAGTTGCGCGATATACACACCCGCAGTGGCCAAGGCTGGGCCCACGGCAAGCTCGCCTTCGCCTCTCGCATTGGCGACGGCAAAGGGCCAGTCTCCCTACGCCTCGATATGGACGCGAAACTGACTCTGGAAGATGCAGCCAAACTATTCAAAGGAACGGCAGCCCAAATCATCGCCGACTTTGAGACCGACGACCTACCCGTCACTAAACTTAAAGGCGCGATCTTTAACAGCCGCTACCCTGAGTATCAGGGCAAGAGCTTCTTCGATTTATCCGCAGCACTCGACTCTCCTCTCAAATTCAGAGGTGTGCCACTCGACCACCTAAGCTTTGACCTCTACGGCCGCTCTCACGTCACTCACCTGCGCGAGGTAGAGCTTGGCTACGCAGACGGTCAAGGCAGCGCACAAATCGACATCTATACGCCCCCGGACTCTGACAGCACTTTGCGCTATGAATTCAGCCTCAAGGACGCCGATCAAAACCAAGCCCTGCGCGACCTGCCACAATTAGACAATCTGGAGCACAGTCTGGAAACGACGGCCACAAACTCCCCCGCATCCACGAAACGGGAAGACGCACGCGTAGACATACAGATCCACGGAGAAGGCCCCACCAAAGATCCCTTTAAACACACAGGGTTTGGGAATTTTGAGATTCGTAACGATCAACTAGGCACCATCCAATTACTTGGACCTCTCTCAAAATTCCTACAGAACACATACTTCAACTTTACCTCATTTAACCTCAATCAAATGCGTGGCGACTTTCACTACGAAAACGACATCGTCCACTTCGATCCCTTGCGTATCGACGGCACCCGCACCCAAATCAACGCACCGGGCACTCTGCGCCTCAGCGACCAAGCCCTCAACATGCGGCTCAAAGTATCTCTTTTTGCCAACTCAGGCAACCCCGACTCCAACCTGCGCAAAATCAGCGACCTAATCATAAAGCCGCTCCCCAACCTGCTTGAATTTGAGCTCACCGGAACTCTAAAGAAGCAAAAGCTCCGTTCCCTCTACGATCCGCGCAATTTGATTCCACTATTTGAGTAG